In Halomarina salina, one DNA window encodes the following:
- a CDS encoding carbohydrate ABC transporter permease translates to MATKSQTSGRTGVITRSSRWLENLSEAQFAYLLLLPMLLLMTVIAFWPLASTFWMSLHADALYGADPLGAFVGLDHYVALLTGDINAELTRPFFDLNQPFTSALTVTLIFTVVSVLLETAIGFGQALVLDKEFTGRRWVRVAIILPWAIPIVIQGMIFFLLFQPGISFLVEPLQNLGVFSATPTVNSVDSTIIIIVADVWKTSAFMALLILAGLQSVDRSLYDVARVEGASRFQMFRKVTLPIVLPTVIIAMLFRTIQSMRVYGLIETVSSCSTVPSLSCLVVTTFSARQYGTSAAIAFVTAGIIALVVSVYVIKYADADSGGF, encoded by the coding sequence ATGGCTACGAAATCCCAGACCAGCGGCCGAACGGGTGTCATCACGCGCTCCAGTCGCTGGCTCGAGAACCTGAGCGAGGCACAGTTCGCGTATCTCCTGTTGTTGCCGATGCTGCTCCTGATGACGGTCATCGCGTTCTGGCCGCTGGCGAGCACGTTCTGGATGTCGCTGCACGCGGACGCCCTGTACGGGGCGGACCCGCTCGGCGCGTTCGTAGGCCTCGACCACTACGTCGCGCTCCTGACCGGCGACATCAACGCCGAACTCACCAGGCCGTTCTTCGACCTGAACCAGCCGTTCACGAGCGCGCTGACGGTGACGCTCATCTTCACGGTCGTGAGCGTCCTCCTGGAGACGGCCATCGGCTTCGGCCAGGCGCTGGTGCTCGACAAGGAGTTCACCGGACGGCGGTGGGTTCGAGTGGCCATCATCTTGCCGTGGGCCATCCCCATCGTCATCCAGGGGATGATCTTCTTCCTGCTGTTCCAGCCCGGTATCAGCTTCCTCGTCGAACCGCTGCAGAACCTCGGCGTGTTCTCGGCGACGCCGACGGTCAACAGCGTGGACTCGACCATCATCATCATCGTCGCCGACGTGTGGAAGACGTCGGCGTTCATGGCGCTGCTCATTCTGGCGGGCCTCCAGAGCGTCGACCGGAGCCTCTACGACGTGGCGCGCGTCGAGGGAGCCTCTCGCTTCCAGATGTTCCGGAAGGTGACGCTCCCCATCGTCCTGCCGACGGTCATCATCGCGATGCTGTTCCGGACCATCCAGTCGATGCGGGTCTACGGCCTCATCGAGACCGTCTCCAGCTGCAGTACGGTGCCGTCGCTGTCGTGTCTCGTCGTCACGACGTTCAGCGCCCGGCAGTACGGCACCTCGGCCGCCATCGCGTTCGTGACGGCGGGTATCATCGCACTGGTCGTCTCGGTGTACGTCATCAAGTACGCGGACGCGGATAGTGGGGGGTTCTGA
- a CDS encoding carbohydrate ABC transporter permease codes for MSTDSSSPFQRWVDDSITNPEKVYRAMFVVAMIFFLLTTLFPLYWLVVLALTPQDALSNVGLLPNGFNPGAFVTVFERVPFHVYVLNSIVLGLITTVIVLVLASLAGYVFGRLEFPGRTPLMLLLLAVSYFPPAAFLLPLFRLFTGNITFLTLPGGGEVSSPMLFNTPGALVMPYSALFLPLSIFILTTFYSQIPDGLEKAARVEGTTRLGALFRVIMPLSAPGVATAGVLTFISVYNEFFFGYLMTDGQAQNWAPVVWGILQFQGQYADLYNLMAAASIIGVLPIAILVVIAQEKIVSGLTSGALKE; via the coding sequence ATGTCGACCGACTCCTCCAGTCCGTTCCAGCGCTGGGTCGACGACTCCATCACCAACCCCGAGAAGGTCTACCGCGCGATGTTCGTCGTCGCGATGATCTTCTTCCTGCTGACGACGCTGTTCCCCCTCTACTGGCTCGTCGTCCTCGCGCTCACCCCGCAGGACGCGCTCTCGAACGTGGGGCTGCTTCCGAACGGGTTCAACCCGGGAGCGTTCGTCACCGTCTTCGAACGGGTGCCGTTCCACGTCTACGTGCTCAACAGCATCGTGCTCGGACTGATTACGACCGTCATCGTACTCGTGCTCGCGAGCCTCGCCGGCTACGTGTTCGGTCGACTGGAGTTCCCGGGACGCACACCGCTGATGTTGCTGCTGCTGGCGGTGTCGTACTTCCCACCAGCGGCGTTCCTGCTGCCGCTGTTCCGCCTGTTCACGGGGAACATCACGTTCCTGACGCTACCAGGGGGCGGCGAGGTCTCCAGTCCGATGCTGTTCAACACGCCGGGAGCGCTCGTGATGCCCTACAGCGCGCTGTTCTTACCCCTCTCTATCTTCATCCTGACGACGTTCTACAGCCAGATTCCGGACGGCCTGGAGAAGGCGGCGCGCGTCGAGGGGACGACCCGACTGGGCGCGCTGTTCCGCGTCATCATGCCGCTGTCGGCGCCCGGCGTCGCCACGGCGGGCGTGCTGACGTTCATCTCGGTCTACAACGAGTTCTTCTTCGGCTACCTGATGACCGACGGTCAGGCTCAGAACTGGGCCCCCGTCGTCTGGGGTATCCTGCAGTTTCAGGGACAGTACGCCGACCTGTACAACCTCATGGCCGCGGCGAGTATCATCGGGGTGCTCCCCATCGCGATACTCGTCGTCATCGCACAGGAGAAGATCGTCAGCGGCCTCACCTCGGGGGCGCTCAAGGAGTAA
- a CDS encoding extracellular solute-binding protein gives MSSTGRRSRRSFLKGAAATGVATSLAGCTLGQVTGPSGSGTVVQFVADSGAKGVSDAINDALHNAGLPGDISVEILAVPSTTAQQQYSQWLAAGLEQPSLFRMDSGWTIPFIVRDQVVNLSEEMPDLASRAEENFFQASMETLTGRDGGIHGIPFFSDFGLILYRKDLVEQAGFDPSGWATSPISWKEFAQVTKRTKEQAGTTYGFSFQAPVAEALSCCTFNEWMTTWGGSYFGAKENLVNNVGERPVTVDAEPSVTASRMARTFILGEDDPHALDGMPGNIAPQAVLGWNYQSSLSAFMDGDAVTHRNWPYSVLAAGAEEAFGENLGVMPMPYGVSPEEAQFDGMGGSCSALGGWNVTLNPNAKHPDAAKEVLRAMSTDSFYLRMMEEMGYVPPKPNLVTSQQAKSIDVVSRYVDTLKYAGEHAVPRPVSVVWPRESPRISQSVSATISGEQAPGPALQDLKRTLVDIENSAAETRRQN, from the coding sequence ATGAGCTCTACTGGTCGACGTTCGCGGCGCTCGTTCCTGAAGGGAGCGGCGGCGACGGGAGTCGCCACCAGCCTGGCCGGGTGTACCCTCGGCCAGGTGACCGGCCCCAGCGGGAGCGGGACCGTCGTCCAGTTCGTCGCCGACTCGGGGGCGAAGGGCGTGTCCGACGCTATCAACGACGCACTCCACAACGCGGGGCTTCCGGGAGACATCAGCGTCGAGATACTGGCAGTGCCGTCGACGACGGCACAGCAACAGTACTCCCAGTGGCTGGCGGCGGGACTGGAGCAGCCCTCGCTGTTCCGGATGGACAGCGGGTGGACCATCCCGTTCATCGTCCGCGACCAGGTGGTGAACCTGAGCGAGGAGATGCCCGACCTGGCGAGCAGAGCCGAGGAGAACTTCTTCCAGGCGAGCATGGAGACACTGACCGGCCGGGACGGCGGCATACACGGTATCCCGTTCTTCTCGGACTTCGGGCTCATCCTGTACCGCAAGGACCTCGTGGAGCAGGCGGGCTTCGACCCGAGCGGGTGGGCGACCAGCCCGATATCCTGGAAGGAGTTCGCGCAGGTGACCAAACGGACGAAAGAGCAGGCGGGGACCACGTACGGCTTCAGTTTCCAGGCCCCCGTCGCCGAGGCGCTGTCCTGCTGTACGTTCAACGAGTGGATGACGACGTGGGGCGGGTCGTACTTCGGCGCGAAGGAGAACCTCGTCAACAACGTCGGCGAGCGGCCGGTCACCGTCGACGCCGAACCGTCGGTCACGGCGAGTCGGATGGCCCGGACGTTCATCCTCGGCGAGGACGACCCGCACGCCCTCGACGGGATGCCGGGCAACATCGCCCCGCAGGCGGTGCTGGGGTGGAACTACCAGTCCTCGCTGAGCGCGTTCATGGACGGCGACGCGGTCACCCACCGCAACTGGCCGTACTCGGTGCTGGCGGCCGGCGCGGAGGAGGCGTTCGGCGAGAACCTCGGGGTCATGCCGATGCCCTACGGCGTCTCGCCGGAGGAGGCACAGTTCGACGGGATGGGCGGGTCCTGCTCGGCGCTCGGCGGATGGAACGTCACGCTCAACCCGAACGCGAAGCATCCCGACGCGGCCAAGGAGGTGCTGCGGGCGATGAGCACCGACAGCTTCTACCTCCGGATGATGGAGGAGATGGGCTACGTCCCGCCGAAGCCGAACCTGGTCACGTCACAGCAGGCGAAGAGCATCGACGTGGTCAGCCGGTACGTCGACACGCTGAAGTACGCCGGTGAGCACGCGGTGCCGCGACCGGTGAGCGTCGTCTGGCCGCGGGAGTCGCCGCGCATCTCCCAGAGCGTCAGTGCGACCATCAGCGGCGAGCAGGCACCCGGCCCGGCGCTGCAGGACCTGAAGCGGACGCTCGTCGACATCGAGAACAGCGCCGCGGAGACACGGAGGCAGAACTGA
- a CDS encoding redox-regulated ATPase YchF produces MSYKIGLVGKPSVGKSSFFNAATMNDVPEGAYPFTTIDPSVGEAYVRVDCAAPEFGETCTPETGYCDDGTRFVPVKLVDVAGLIPGAHEGKGLGNQFLSDLNEADVLVHVVDFSGTTDIEGEATEGHDPRVDIDFLEEELDQWYLGILEKAVDKFENAYAGTEPAIEEYVADQMNAFGTNKDQVKQVILALGLDLDPATWDADDRLALAREMRIRTKPMVVAANKMDTPAAQANFEEITSDPEYEHLEIVPASAHAEKALKSADDQGVVDYTPGEADFDILADCSMEQKQGLEQIRDFLDAFGQTGVQAALETALFDELGVKAIFPGSSNGVVTDEGKVLRDCFLLPPEATTEDFAYFLHSDIGEGLLHGVDCRSKRQIGSGHHLNHRDVVEIVSTN; encoded by the coding sequence ATGAGTTACAAGATCGGCCTCGTCGGCAAACCGTCGGTGGGGAAATCCTCCTTCTTCAACGCCGCGACGATGAACGACGTACCGGAGGGCGCGTACCCGTTCACGACCATCGACCCGAGCGTCGGCGAGGCGTACGTCCGCGTCGACTGCGCCGCCCCCGAGTTCGGCGAGACCTGCACGCCCGAGACGGGCTACTGCGACGACGGGACGCGGTTCGTCCCCGTCAAACTCGTCGACGTTGCGGGCCTGATTCCGGGTGCGCACGAGGGGAAGGGCCTCGGCAACCAGTTCCTCTCGGACCTCAACGAGGCCGACGTGCTCGTCCACGTCGTCGACTTCTCGGGGACGACCGACATCGAGGGCGAGGCGACGGAGGGCCACGACCCGCGCGTCGACATCGACTTCCTCGAAGAGGAGCTCGACCAGTGGTACCTCGGCATCCTGGAGAAGGCCGTCGACAAGTTCGAGAACGCGTACGCGGGCACGGAACCCGCCATCGAGGAGTACGTCGCCGACCAGATGAACGCGTTCGGGACGAACAAGGACCAGGTCAAACAGGTGATTCTCGCACTCGGCCTGGACCTCGACCCGGCGACCTGGGACGCCGACGACCGCCTCGCACTCGCCCGCGAGATGCGCATCCGGACGAAGCCGATGGTCGTTGCAGCGAACAAGATGGACACGCCCGCGGCGCAGGCGAACTTCGAGGAGATAACCAGCGACCCCGAGTACGAACACCTCGAAATCGTCCCCGCGAGCGCACACGCGGAGAAGGCGCTCAAGAGCGCCGACGACCAGGGCGTCGTCGACTACACGCCCGGCGAGGCCGACTTCGACATCCTCGCGGACTGCTCGATGGAGCAGAAACAGGGGCTCGAACAGATACGAGACTTCCTGGACGCGTTCGGTCAGACGGGCGTGCAGGCGGCGCTGGAGACGGCGCTGTTCGACGAGCTCGGCGTTAAGGCCATCTTCCCCGGCAGTTCGAACGGCGTCGTCACCGACGAGGGGAAGGTGCTCCGCGACTGCTTCCTTCTCCCCCCGGAGGCGACGACGGAGGACTTCGCGTACTTCCTGCACTCGGACATCGGCGAGGGCCTCCTCCACGGCGTCGACTGCCGCTCGAAACGGCAGATCGGCTCCGGCCACCACCTGAACCACCGCGACGTCGTCGAGATCGTCTCGACGAACTGA
- a CDS encoding ATP-binding protein — translation MESLPKTIQVSDDGYSLPIADLMTGRGAAFGKSGSGKSNSVSVVAEELLSLGLPIVVVDIEGEYWGLTERFDVTYAGTRAEADVAPSMDVVDDLVESVLVDNEPLVLDVSGITDADEIDALLTAFVTRLFERELQAQKPCLLFVEEIHEFLPQSGGSGNLSEMLITVAKRGRKRGLGLCGISQRPAAVDKEFITQCEWIAWHRLTWENDTKVVEKILGRDAADRITTLDTGEALLMSDWDESLQRVTFRKKRTFDAGATPDLSAFSDDDLQSSERAAGETPSTAAASTTTTTTTETGDGTGRSTETRSSGGSTGSATSSASGSDASASSRSAPSGPPGDAYEFLDEAASFLLYLGGAIRRSLGGGVRRARSAVSERQDVAHGGRRESRTEGGPDDTGDYRYGTLLLVTLLGLLLCLAYVLGGF, via the coding sequence ATGGAATCGCTCCCGAAGACCATCCAGGTGTCCGACGACGGCTACTCGCTCCCCATCGCCGACCTGATGACGGGTCGGGGTGCGGCGTTCGGGAAGTCGGGGAGTGGCAAGTCCAACTCCGTCAGCGTCGTCGCCGAGGAACTGCTCTCGCTCGGCCTCCCCATCGTCGTCGTCGACATCGAAGGCGAGTACTGGGGGCTCACCGAGCGGTTCGACGTCACCTACGCAGGGACGCGAGCGGAGGCCGACGTCGCACCGTCGATGGACGTGGTCGACGACCTGGTCGAGAGCGTCCTCGTCGACAACGAGCCACTCGTCCTCGACGTGTCGGGCATCACCGACGCCGACGAGATAGACGCCCTCCTCACGGCGTTCGTCACCCGACTGTTCGAGCGCGAACTGCAGGCACAGAAGCCGTGCCTCCTGTTCGTCGAGGAGATACACGAGTTCCTCCCCCAGTCCGGCGGGTCGGGTAACCTCTCCGAGATGCTCATCACCGTCGCGAAACGCGGGCGGAAGCGTGGACTGGGGCTGTGTGGCATCTCACAGCGCCCGGCCGCGGTGGACAAGGAGTTCATCACGCAGTGCGAGTGGATCGCCTGGCACCGCCTCACCTGGGAGAACGACACGAAGGTCGTCGAGAAGATACTGGGACGCGACGCGGCCGACCGAATCACGACGCTCGACACCGGCGAAGCGCTGCTGATGTCCGACTGGGACGAGTCGCTCCAGCGCGTCACGTTCCGCAAGAAGCGGACGTTCGACGCCGGCGCGACGCCCGACCTCTCGGCCTTCTCCGACGACGACCTGCAGTCCTCCGAGCGAGCGGCGGGGGAAACGCCCAGCACGGCCGCGGCCAGCACGACCACGACCACCACGACGGAGACGGGCGACGGTACGGGACGGTCGACGGAGACGCGGTCGTCCGGCGGGTCGACCGGTTCCGCCACGTCGTCCGCGTCCGGCAGCGACGCCTCGGCGTCGTCGAGGAGCGCGCCGAGCGGCCCGCCCGGGGACGCGTACGAGTTCCTCGACGAGGCGGCGTCGTTCCTGTTGTACCTCGGTGGGGCGATCCGCCGCTCCCTCGGCGGCGGGGTTCGGCGGGCCAGGTCGGCGGTCTCCGAGCGGCAGGACGTGGCTCACGGCGGGCGACGGGAGTCACGGACCGAGGGCGGTCCCGACGATACCGGGGACTACCGGTACGGGACGCTGCTGCTCGTGACGCTGCTCGGTCTCCTGCTGTGCCTTGCGTACGTACTCGGCGGGTTCTGA
- a CDS encoding GyrI-like domain-containing protein: protein MDEPAMRSRDAFTVVGLGYRGANEDGEISALWARVTDYTDEFAALATGDEWYGVCTEVDESSGTVSYVAGVAAGPDATVPAEMEAADVPANEYAVFPVTLADLESDLDAIYGEWLPEAAYRRADGPEFECYGSAFDGTPESEFEYFLPVVEG from the coding sequence ATGGACGAACCAGCGATGCGGTCGAGAGACGCGTTCACCGTCGTCGGGCTGGGGTATCGCGGGGCCAACGAGGACGGCGAGATATCGGCGCTCTGGGCGCGCGTGACCGACTACACCGACGAGTTCGCGGCGCTCGCGACCGGAGACGAGTGGTACGGCGTCTGTACGGAGGTCGACGAGTCGTCGGGGACAGTCTCCTACGTCGCGGGCGTCGCGGCGGGCCCGGACGCGACGGTCCCGGCGGAGATGGAGGCGGCCGACGTTCCGGCCAACGAGTACGCGGTGTTCCCGGTGACGCTGGCCGACCTGGAGTCGGACCTCGACGCTATCTACGGCGAGTGGCTCCCCGAGGCGGCGTACCGCCGGGCCGACGGTCCCGAGTTCGAGTGCTACGGGAGCGCGTTCGACGGGACGCCCGAATCGGAGTTCGAGTACTTCCTCCCGGTCGTCGAGGGGTGA
- a CDS encoding helix-turn-helix transcriptional regulator gives MSDDASDDAPADAPDIDGLAVEAVTRPDLLDALREGAMTTGDLERMLDCSRSTVHRAVSLLRESGAAVQTDDGYALTGVGRSVAAETRRYRDRLGTAARLGPFLNALPVDAPEPPLDAFADATVTEPDGRRLHPSLSRLRDLVADSDRVRLLSSVISPVYVDLLHEAVLDGARVQAVFDPAVVEIIFEEYAGDVRDAADTGTFEVRIGDDCPFELFVFEQRVALAVHDEAGHLRAFVESSDDDAYAWCERLFDRYHDAADYATVI, from the coding sequence ATGAGCGACGACGCCTCCGACGACGCTCCCGCCGACGCTCCGGATATCGATGGCCTCGCCGTCGAGGCGGTGACTCGGCCCGACCTCCTCGACGCGCTGCGAGAAGGTGCGATGACCACCGGTGACCTGGAACGGATGCTCGACTGCTCTCGATCGACTGTCCACCGGGCGGTGTCGCTGCTCCGGGAGAGCGGGGCCGCCGTCCAGACCGACGACGGGTACGCGCTCACGGGCGTCGGGCGGAGTGTCGCAGCGGAGACGAGGCGGTACCGGGACCGACTCGGGACGGCGGCGCGTCTCGGCCCGTTCCTCAACGCGCTCCCGGTCGACGCCCCGGAACCGCCGCTCGACGCGTTCGCCGACGCGACCGTGACCGAACCGGACGGTCGCCGACTCCACCCGTCGCTGTCCCGCCTGCGTGACCTCGTCGCGGACTCCGACCGGGTCCGGTTGCTGTCGAGCGTCATCTCGCCGGTGTACGTCGACCTGCTCCACGAGGCCGTCCTCGACGGCGCACGGGTCCAGGCGGTCTTCGACCCGGCAGTGGTCGAGATAATCTTCGAGGAGTACGCCGGCGACGTCCGTGATGCGGCCGACACCGGGACGTTCGAGGTGCGCATCGGCGACGACTGTCCGTTCGAACTGTTCGTCTTCGAGCAGCGGGTCGCGCTCGCCGTCCACGACGAGGCCGGGCACCTCCGGGCGTTCGTCGAGTCGAGCGACGACGACGCGTACGCGTGGTGCGAGCGACTGTTCGACCGGTACCACGACGCCGCCGACTACGCGACGGTCATCTGA
- a CDS encoding ABC transporter ATP-binding protein, translated as MGDVTLEHLIKRYDDVTAVNDVSLDIEDGEFVTLVGPSGCGKSTTLEMIAGLTTPSEGKVSIAGEEVTRLPPKDRNIAMVFQNIALFPHLSVRENISFGLELRDYDDEEIDDRVERAAETVQMEGTLDRMPDELSGGQRQRIAIARAIVREPAVFLMDEPLANLDAALRVHMRTELQRLHKELGTTVVYVTHDQEEAMTMSNRLAVMNEGEVQQFAGPLECYNRPANRFVAGFIGSPSMNFFDGEISGDTVHTEFLDVAFDPAGYDVTEGDPITLGIRPEDLAMADNEASLAAPTDPFEATVDVVEPVGDEVFIYYVLGDRSEEVSAAGKTSSGGTQLLLSAPPDTGLTKDIQGDTHRLRMDRERVHLFDESGDAILHGLEGVSTEPEQQGAESD; from the coding sequence ATGGGAGACGTAACACTCGAACACCTGATCAAACGGTACGACGACGTAACGGCAGTGAACGACGTGAGCCTCGACATCGAGGACGGCGAGTTCGTGACGCTCGTCGGTCCCTCGGGGTGTGGGAAGTCCACGACCCTCGAGATGATAGCGGGGCTCACCACTCCCTCGGAGGGGAAAGTGTCTATCGCCGGCGAGGAGGTGACGCGCCTCCCGCCGAAGGACCGGAACATCGCGATGGTGTTCCAGAACATCGCGCTGTTCCCGCACCTGAGCGTGCGCGAGAACATCAGCTTCGGCCTCGAACTGCGCGACTACGACGACGAGGAGATAGACGACCGAGTCGAGCGCGCCGCCGAGACGGTCCAGATGGAGGGGACGCTCGACCGGATGCCCGACGAACTGTCCGGCGGGCAGCGCCAGCGCATCGCCATCGCGCGGGCCATCGTCCGCGAACCGGCGGTGTTCCTGATGGACGAACCGCTGGCGAACCTGGACGCCGCACTCCGGGTCCACATGCGGACGGAGCTCCAGCGCCTCCACAAGGAACTCGGCACCACCGTCGTCTACGTCACCCACGACCAGGAGGAGGCGATGACTATGTCGAACCGCCTGGCGGTGATGAACGAGGGCGAGGTCCAGCAGTTCGCCGGGCCGCTGGAGTGTTACAACCGTCCGGCGAACCGGTTCGTGGCCGGGTTCATCGGTTCGCCGAGCATGAACTTCTTCGACGGAGAGATTTCCGGAGACACGGTCCACACCGAGTTCCTCGACGTCGCGTTCGACCCCGCCGGATACGACGTCACCGAGGGGGATCCTATCACGCTCGGTATCCGACCCGAGGACCTGGCGATGGCCGACAACGAAGCGTCGCTCGCCGCGCCGACCGACCCGTTCGAGGCGACGGTTGACGTCGTCGAACCGGTCGGCGACGAGGTGTTCATCTACTACGTCCTCGGCGACCGGTCGGAGGAGGTCAGCGCCGCCGGCAAGACCAGTTCGGGCGGCACGCAACTGCTGCTGAGCGCGCCGCCGGACACCGGCCTGACGAAGGACATCCAGGGCGATACGCACCGACTCCGAATGGACCGCGAACGCGTCCACCTGTTCGACGAGTCGGGAGACGCCATCCTCCACGGACTGGAGGGCGTCTCCACGGAACCCGAACAGCAGGGAGCGGAGAGCGACTGA
- a CDS encoding sulfite oxidase, protein MSERPHGRSAPEDRPARLVDRESFDGRFPGLQVLTEDPENAEMADRAFDQLLTTRASHYVRSHYPVPDLDGEDWTVSLTGTLEEADLSMRALREEYPTETVAHTMECSGNGRSAFEPDAEGHQWTVGAVGTALWTGTPVSAVLEAHDADTSDGMWLSVVGADAPEGEDAYCRSVPVEKVADDALLAYEMNGLPLTPEHGYPVRLLVPGWFGNNSVKWVERLHLMDSMVTGDELPPGHAHYQQESYRIRPDSDEEVTYHETLSTYDTQAQLDGDEVRHAYLLDQLPKAAIGTPADGASVPPGQTTIRGVAWGGEDPVERVEVSTDGGASWDAASLADPALGRYAWRRFRYRWDATPGDHDLLARAVTADGRGQPERVAAPDEGPLAITDETYPWNYKGYGNNAYRTYGVRVTVEDD, encoded by the coding sequence ATGAGCGAGAGACCACACGGCCGGTCGGCCCCCGAGGACCGTCCCGCTCGACTCGTCGACCGCGAGTCGTTCGACGGTCGGTTCCCGGGCCTCCAGGTGCTCACCGAGGACCCGGAGAACGCCGAGATGGCCGACCGCGCGTTCGACCAGTTGCTGACGACCCGTGCGTCCCACTACGTCCGGAGCCACTACCCGGTGCCGGACCTCGACGGCGAGGACTGGACCGTCTCGCTGACCGGCACGCTCGAGGAGGCAGACCTGTCGATGCGGGCGCTCCGCGAGGAGTACCCGACCGAGACGGTCGCCCACACGATGGAGTGTTCGGGCAACGGGCGCTCGGCGTTCGAGCCCGACGCCGAGGGGCACCAGTGGACCGTCGGGGCGGTCGGGACCGCGCTCTGGACCGGGACGCCGGTCTCGGCCGTGCTGGAAGCACACGACGCGGACACGAGCGACGGGATGTGGCTCTCGGTCGTCGGTGCGGACGCCCCCGAGGGCGAGGACGCCTACTGCCGGTCGGTGCCCGTCGAGAAGGTGGCTGACGACGCGCTCCTCGCCTACGAGATGAACGGGCTCCCGCTGACCCCCGAACACGGCTACCCGGTTCGGCTGCTCGTCCCCGGCTGGTTCGGCAACAACAGCGTGAAGTGGGTCGAACGGCTCCACCTCATGGATTCGATGGTCACGGGCGACGAACTCCCGCCGGGGCACGCCCACTACCAGCAGGAGTCCTACCGCATCCGCCCCGACTCCGACGAGGAGGTGACGTACCACGAGACGCTCTCGACGTACGACACGCAGGCGCAACTCGACGGCGACGAGGTGCGCCACGCCTACCTGCTCGACCAGTTGCCGAAGGCGGCCATCGGCACCCCCGCCGACGGCGCGAGCGTCCCGCCCGGCCAGACAACGATTCGCGGCGTCGCATGGGGTGGCGAGGACCCCGTCGAGCGCGTCGAGGTCTCGACCGACGGTGGCGCGTCCTGGGACGCGGCCTCGCTCGCCGACCCGGCGCTCGGCCGGTACGCGTGGCGTCGGTTCCGCTACCGGTGGGACGCCACGCCGGGCGACCACGACCTGCTGGCCCGTGCCGTCACCGCCGACGGCCGGGGCCAGCCGGAACGCGTCGCCGCGCCCGACGAGGGGCCGCTCGCCATCACCGACGAGACCTACCCCTGGAACTACAAAGGGTACGGGAACAACGCGTACCGGACGTACGGCGTCCGGGTGACGGTCGAAGACGACTGA
- the eif1A gene encoding translation initiation factor eIF-1A encodes MSEESGRRNLRMPNDDELFAVVTEHNGGNHVRVRCEDGQNRMGRIPGRMKYRTWINEGDVVIVEPWDWQDEKANIEWRYSGQDADQLRREGHID; translated from the coding sequence ATGAGCGAGGAGTCAGGGCGTCGGAACCTCCGCATGCCCAACGACGACGAACTGTTCGCGGTCGTCACCGAACACAACGGTGGGAACCACGTCCGCGTGCGCTGCGAGGACGGCCAGAACCGAATGGGCCGCATCCCCGGTCGGATGAAGTACCGGACCTGGATCAACGAGGGCGACGTCGTCATCGTCGAGCCGTGGGACTGGCAGGACGAGAAGGCGAACATCGAGTGGCGCTACTCCGGACAGGACGCCGACCAGCTCCGCCGCGAAGGCCACATCGACTGA
- a CDS encoding DUF1059 domain-containing protein: MPHEFECFQDGCNFGVRADSEDEVVHLVKEHAEYVHDLDIDRGAIVSEIETT, encoded by the coding sequence ATGCCACACGAGTTCGAATGCTTTCAGGACGGCTGTAACTTCGGTGTCCGCGCCGACAGCGAGGACGAGGTGGTCCACCTCGTCAAAGAACACGCCGAGTACGTCCACGACCTCGACATCGACCGGGGCGCGATCGTGAGCGAGATCGAGACCACGTGA